One genomic segment of Microbacterium sp. ProA8 includes these proteins:
- a CDS encoding AAA family ATPase, which produces MTPSPSGITTAGQLRASGHTYRPVRIELRENLLAALAEGRDPWPGIHGFDHTVIPQLERAILAGHDIVLLGERGQGKTRLLRSLNGLLDEWSPVIEGSELGEHPFHPIAPASVRRAGELGDDLPVAWRHRSERYAEKLATPDTSVADLIGDVDPIKVAEGRSLGDPETIHYGLVPRSNGGIVAINELPDLAERIQVSLLNVMEERDIQIRGYVLRLDLDVLVVATANPEDYTNRGRIITPLQDRFGAEIRTHYPQTIDEEIAVIRQEADLVAEVPAHLLEILARFTRNLRESDAVDQRAGVSARFAIAGAETIAAAALHRATRQHEEVAVARPVDLETAVDVLGGKIEFETGEEGRERAILEHLLRTAVADTARAHLRGLDSRALADALHDGATVMTGEQVTAAEVLAAMPVLGESDLYDQVADRLEARTAGERAGALELLLESLYLEKRIGKDTAGGETVYG; this is translated from the coding sequence ATGACACCATCGCCTTCCGGGATCACCACGGCCGGTCAGCTGCGCGCATCGGGTCACACCTATCGTCCGGTGCGGATCGAGCTGCGCGAGAACCTCCTCGCGGCGCTCGCCGAGGGACGCGATCCGTGGCCCGGCATCCACGGGTTCGACCACACCGTGATCCCGCAACTCGAACGCGCGATCCTCGCGGGGCACGACATCGTGCTGCTCGGCGAACGCGGCCAGGGCAAGACGCGCCTGCTGCGCAGCCTGAACGGGCTGCTCGACGAATGGTCGCCGGTCATCGAGGGGTCGGAACTCGGTGAGCATCCGTTCCACCCCATCGCCCCGGCATCCGTCCGCCGCGCCGGCGAGCTGGGCGACGATCTGCCCGTCGCGTGGCGCCACCGCAGCGAGCGGTACGCCGAGAAGCTCGCCACCCCCGACACGTCGGTGGCCGACCTCATCGGCGACGTCGACCCGATCAAGGTGGCCGAGGGTCGCTCGCTCGGCGACCCCGAGACGATCCACTACGGGCTCGTGCCGCGCAGCAACGGCGGCATCGTCGCGATCAACGAGCTGCCCGACCTGGCCGAGCGCATCCAGGTGTCGCTGCTCAACGTCATGGAGGAGCGCGACATCCAGATCCGAGGCTACGTGCTGCGCCTCGACCTCGACGTGCTCGTCGTCGCCACCGCGAACCCCGAGGACTACACGAACCGCGGCCGCATCATCACGCCGCTGCAGGACCGCTTCGGCGCCGAGATCCGCACGCACTACCCCCAGACGATCGACGAGGAGATCGCGGTCATCCGCCAGGAGGCCGACCTCGTCGCCGAGGTTCCCGCGCACCTCCTCGAGATCCTCGCGCGCTTCACGCGCAACCTTCGCGAATCGGATGCCGTCGACCAGCGCGCCGGTGTCTCGGCGAGGTTCGCGATCGCCGGCGCCGAGACGATCGCCGCGGCGGCCCTGCATCGCGCGACCCGGCAGCACGAGGAGGTCGCCGTCGCCCGACCCGTGGACCTCGAGACGGCCGTCGACGTGCTCGGCGGCAAGATCGAGTTCGAGACGGGGGAGGAGGGTCGGGAACGCGCGATCCTCGAGCATCTGCTGCGCACCGCGGTCGCCGACACCGCGCGCGCGCACCTGCGCGGCCTGGACTCCCGCGCGCTCGCCGATGCCCTCCACGACGGCGCCACGGTGATGACCGGCGAGCAGGTGACGGCCGCCGAGGTGCTGGCGGCGATGCCCGTGCTCGGCGAGTCCGACCTGTACGACCAGGTGGCAGATCGCCTCGAGGCCCGCACCGCCGGCGAGCGCGCCGGCGCGCTCGAGCTGCTGCTCGAGTCGCTCTACCTCGAGAAGCGCATCGGCAAGGACACCGCGGGCGGTGAGACGGTCTATGGATGA